A single window of Dermacentor albipictus isolate Rhodes 1998 colony chromosome 1, USDA_Dalb.pri_finalv2, whole genome shotgun sequence DNA harbors:
- the LOC135908568 gene encoding uncharacterized protein yields MELGTVIEQQQLIAEEDSPRRVQMESLPTTSSVGFHLTSKKVIVLLVSAVAVLGCALALNLVHMNGTPAFTAETTSTEPQEEDYLSMPAAAAPPVQAAPAVERAPPAESAAPSRPAGAMPATVAESGEPADIGTYTQLAASEDDSGNDTLATALKQRQMEPRCLDPVHMTPCSGKTSRWPTFFFDGRRCLTPVSVPPPGCLEGPNRFRSLGHCRGACQGQGARAECREPARLVPCSREHVKRRWFYPANGSCVEWGFPEGSCVNIGLRLFQSMQQCLLDCVQHNAPGCREYPVGQRCGEYQVNFPVFSAVNKNGHFECLTVDPAEKLCLLGSNMFHSYRTCARACLIS; encoded by the exons ATGGAGCTAGGCACTGTAATAGAGCAACAGCAGCTGATCGCGGAGGAGGACTCTCCCAGGCGTGTGCAAATGGAAAGCTTGCCCACTACGTCGTCCGTCGGCTTCCACCTGACCAGCAAGAAG GTTATCGTGCTCCTGGTCTCTGCGGTGGCGGTGCTCGGATGCGCGCTTGCGCTGAATCTGGTGCACATGAACGGGACCCCGGCGTTCACGGCCGAGACGACGAGCACGGAGCCGCAGGAGGAGGATTACCTGTCGATGCCGGCGGCCGCCGCGCCGCCGGTGCAAGCGGCGCCAGCAGTGGAGCGGGCCCCGCCGGCCGAGTCGGCGGCACCTTCGCGGCCTGCGGGCGCGATGCCAGCCACCGTCGCGGAAAGCGGAGAGCCCGCGGACATCGGCACCTACACGCAGCTTGCGGCCAGCGAAGATGACAGCGGCAACGACACG TTGGCGACGGCCCTCAAACAGCGGCAGATGGAGCCCCGCTGCCTGGATCCCGTCCACATGACGCCGTGCTCCGGGAAGACGAGTCGGTGGCCGACGTTCTTCTTCGACGGCCGCCGCTGCTTGACGCCTGTGAGCGTGCCGCCGCCTGGGTGCCTGGAGGGCCCCAACCGCTTCCGGTCGCTGGGCCACTGCCGCGGCGCCTGCCAG GGTCAGGGCGCTCGCGCCGAGTGCCGGGAGCCGGCGCGGCTGGTGCCCTGCAGCCGAGAGCACGTCAAGCGGCGCTGGTTCTACCCGGCCAACGGCAGCTGCGTCGAGTGGGGCTTCCCGGAGGGCAGCTGCGTCAACATTGGGCTGCGCCTCTTCCAGAGCATGCAGCAGTGCCTGCTCGACTGCGTGCAGCACAACGCGCCCGGCTGCCGGGAGTACCCCGTAGGCCAGCGATGCGGCGAGTACCAG GTCAACTTCCCGGTATTCTCTGCCGTGAACAAGAACGGACATTTCGAGTGCCTGACGGTGGACCCAGCAGAAAAGCTCTGTCTGCTAGGTTCCAACATGTTCCACAGCTACCGGACATGCGCCCGCGCTTGCCTCATTTCGTGA